gagagcgagagcgagagagagagagcgagagtgagagagagagagagagaggagagagagagagagagacagagagacatcaGTGTAGTGTTTTGTGATGCTGCGCTGCTCATCGCTGTAACGAGTTGCCTCTGAACAATGGCATTGTTATGAAAGAgctgaaaactgtcagacttctgaCAAACACAGTTAGTTACGACGGTCTGAACTCTGAGTCTGTTTATGCATGCAGCGTCTCTGTTCACACTTTCTATGCTTCAAAATGTTTTCCAGAGCAATATTTGAAGTGTCACATTTGATTGTGAAGATGAACCATCATTACTGCTGTTCTACCTCTGGGATCTGGGATCTGTGTGCCATTATTTTCTCGGCTGTGGATCAGTGGCCGGGGCGAGACTTAACAAATGAAACGTCTTGTTTGATTTACGCCTCTCTTCACCCCGGCGCGACCCAGCAGGCCTTCTGAGCTGCACTCTGATTGGCCAATCTTTAATGGGGCGTGTTCAGTGGCTGATGATGCCGTGAGAATGTCTCAGGGGTCAAGGGTCAGCAAGATGAAGCGCTCTGTCACAGGTCAGAAGATGATAGAGACCTCACTGGGCCACAGAGCGGGAAGCACAGGAGAATTATGGGTATGAGAAGAGAACGCCCGGTCAACCGTTCACATTCTTTTTCTCCTGCGTTATATTGTTTTAGTTCTTGCTGACTGAACCAGAACAGAGCAGAAACTCCTCTCTGGTCTGCTGATATTACTGTCCTCCCACACTGAGCCTCAGTAAGCAAACGTCTAATATTGAGATTGTCCTGATAAATACGAGCTCTAACAGGTGTCTCCTCCATCCGCTGACATTTACTTTACATGTCCACTCACACTAACATCCAAACCAAACCATCTTCTCCATTCAAACGCATGCATATATTCAGACAAATACTTGTCTATAAGCAAGTTTTTAGCATGATTGTTGTGGACTACGTCTCCCATGATCCTCCAGCCACAGCAAACCACTGCATTTAGAGATTAGCAAAGCTCGGTAAAATGCTATATATTGGTATCAATTCTCAGCAAATCATGTTATGTTTCGCTCAGTCTAATTAGCTGGCAGaagttatataattaaattgcattaaatataattaaatattaaatataaatatcattaaatataaaaactgtaaagGGAAACAAAATACTTAGtataacttaatataatataataaaaaaaaaataaaaaacattaaacaatttgttttttgttttttgcaccgACAATTTCCAtgctaaataaacacattttattttctaaattcaaTTTACTGTAATGCACAAAAAacagtaatgtatatatatatatatagttttgtttttgcacttacaataataattatttcataaatatatatatattatatattttattgcattgcaagaattttatatatatatatatatatataataaatataataatgacaccattttgcatattttaaagtaTGATGCAGGGTGCAGTCTTCCCGATGCtggattgttttgttttgttattctgTCGTTTCTTTGTCGTCTGTAAGTGCACTGCCATTTAGAGTCAGTCTGAAGCAGTTCAAGAGACAGAAATCAATTCTCAGCTCAAATATCCTCTCACTTCACTGTTTGCTTGCGTGTTTTTTTCTGCTCAGTAACTGCTGTCTGCTTTAGAAGTGTGTCGTCCTCCTGAATCAGAATGAAGTCGGCTCATGTTTGGATGGTTTTGTAATGCTTTCCTGACTCAGATGCTGATGAAAGGACTTCAGTCCTCGGGTCTGGATCTCATCTGATGATCATGAGCCGTTAGATACTAATGTTTTGAAGCAGCGGTGTCTTCACAAAGCTCCATGTAATCGTCAATCGCACTAAAATAACTAAGAGCTTGACcgctcatatttcaccccaaaataaaaagaaaaaatatgaaattatatttaccATGCggataatattttaatagtttttttgcaTCAAGACAGTTTTTTCTGATAACGAAGTACATCTTACATTCTGAATTCTCATGACTGTAATGCAAGAAAATATCTCAttcaaaaaagattaaaaaagtagtaataaaattaaaaagtaataataaagttTGCATTGTGACAATTATCCtgataattaagcacattttacccACTAAGTTCTCattattgtaatgaaaaatatctGTAGTgtgaaaaaagtattatttaaatagtaatataataaataatattacataatataatgttttataaaacaataacaaattttCCTTTCATTTAGCATATTTAAATCTTACTTTAATGCAAAAAATCtgttgtaaatgtaaatagtaatacagtgaaacaacataaaatagaacataataatgaatatatttttcataatttgccAGAAAATTAAGAACtaattaagtatatataaatatcttcCTGATTATTATGCATGGTTACCctctaaattatataaaaaaaataatagtaatatttttttactgacaattaAGCTTAgagtaatgcaataaataaataaataaataaataacttaaactgTAAAGTACAATTGAacctatttgtttatttaaaatatatatatatatttgttttaacattATAACGTGCATTAAAAGTTTTAATTGTCTTGAAAATAATGTCAGAAAAaaattttgttgtctttttattcGCAAAATACAATTTCTCATTATTTTTCCCAGAAGCGCTAGTCTAATCTAACTAATTTATCTGTTCGATATCAGCTCAGTCTGGCCTTTAAACCTCAAGATCTCCGTCCCACTGATAGATAAAGTTTGGCTCAATCTGAGCGTCTTCGGGGTTATCAGTAATTCAGCTGATCTTTACTtcactttagtgtgtgtgtgtgtgtgttgccctTCAGTCCAGTGCAGATCTCTGAAGCTGATTTCATTCACAGGTCTGACGTTTCTCTGTATTTCTGGTGACTGTGGATGAATCTGTCACTTCGACCTCGACTCAACCTGAACACGCTGCACTAAAGCGAGCCAACTCCGTGACTCTTTCTGAAAGCCACTGTTTGTCCTTGAAAGCAATCATCAGCAGTCACTCGTTTGCACCTCATTCACATTACCAGTGTTTCCCCGTCTTTACTGAAAAGGAAGAGGTGTTTTAATTTGGAGATTTGTCACGTGTAATGATACGACGAGGCCTGCTGCGAGGCTAATAAATATCAGAAGTGTTTTACGTCTCTCCAGCTGCAGATGTTAAACTGCATTatctgatctatctatctatctatctatctatctatctatctatctatctatctatctatcgaagGCCTTTGTGGTTCATTAAATTTACTGATACAGATCTGtgcacacaaaaatatttattagaaaaacagaaacaaattcaCCAAACtaaatatagaaaaatagaaacaattatatttaattatgatgatgaaattataaaatatatattaagtaaatatatttaaatatagttaaatatacaacagttaaaaatacaaataacaaaagtaatagttttattaattttataattaattaattaattaatttaataattatttgggAGCTAAAAGGATAAATATACACTTCAGTATAACTACAcagatgttaataataataataaaaattactatattattatttttacaattcattattttaagacgaattattattaaaatataaatatttttcttgaCATTTCTATGCAGAATAAATGTTAGGAGTATCTGAAATTTAAGACTGTTCTGTCTAACTCGATGTAATTTTCCTGGAAAGCTGGTTAAATGAGATTCACGAGTGGCTTTTAATCCAGACTGATTTACAGGAGATAGATTAGACAGCGACTGGGGTGAGCCGAGGTTAAGTGCTTCAGATGTAGACACACTGGGCATCTGAGGAGCCGTGGATTTCATCagtcatgtctgttttatgtaTAGGTTAAAGAAGAGGTCTTTTTTACCTGTACACCAGGGTTTCGTCGACGGTGCTGTTGTACTGGATCTGATACATTCTGATCCCGGGAATGTGGCGCTCGGATGGCCAGTGGATGACCGCTGAGTTTGCGGTCAGGTTTTCGACGACGACCCTCTTGTTTTGTGGTTTGGTGTCGTTGCTGCCGGATTTGGTGGAGGTGGTGATGTCCGAGAGCCCCGGGTCGGCCTCCCTCATGTGACCCGAGTTGTTGACAAAAAGCGGCAGTGGGATCATGTTGACCTCCACGGCTGCGGTGGCGATACCGGCCGCGTTGGAGGCCACACAGTTGAAGCCGCCGCTGTCCTTCATCGTGGTGATCAGGATGTCCAGCGTGCCGTTGTCGTACAGGATCGTACGAGAGTTGTTGTGCACCAGTTTGCCATCGGGAAAGCGCCAGTGAATGGTGGGATCGGGGTCACCCATCGCCTTACACTTCAGAGTCACGCCCTGTCCCTCCATCACGTAGGGTTTGGTGACCTGCGTGaagttaaataaagcaataagccccaagaagccgtggtttacagtgaacgGCTAAGGAGCATTGTTTGTCtatctgaatgctttaaaaagtaaAACTGTAAAGCAGAGATTCTCTGTGATATCCGATTTGTCTCATTTGGATATTAAGAGGCTCTGTACATGATTACATCATCACATTTCGACAACATTGATTCGTCAGAAGAagctaatgcattttattttgtttgaaatgattGTTGATGCTAAGTCCCACCCCCATGCACAGATTGGTTCATACTGTCCCATATTCAACCAATTAACAATTAGACTTTTGAACTACTATTTAACATATTTCTTTGGAAGTATGAATGAAcgcaaagtgaaagtaaagtctgtCATGTGTGCgtgcataaaaacaaaaacaattaaacacatttgcatGGGAAAACTCTTGGAAAACGGCCAGAAAAACACAGACTGAGtactttgaaataaaacaaacctaAAACAAGGACGAAACACATAAAGCACTGGGATTTATGTCTTTGCATCGCTAGACGATGTCCTGGTAAAATCGAATCTGACGCAGATTACAGCCAGTAGATCGATCATttgtattatgtatattattaagtaaatatttattatatagttcATAAAGACAAGTTGcaaaaaatgtttgaatatttcCCCTCATTTTgtgagtatttttttatgtttgtattgttGCAGAAGACgatttgtgcaattgtttttaatACTTGCTGGTTTGTGTTTATTATTCATACTTTCCATTTTCTCTACTCCAATCTATTGTTAATTAAACGAAATAAACAATTGTTGCTTGTGTTTTTCTTAAAATTGTGTTATTTCATTCATTCTTagagaaaacaaaaggaaaattgggacttagggttagggttagggttagggttaggttaggttaggttgtTGGTGCTGACTGCTAGAATAGgtcttaaaaacaaagaaaagttgtGTTTGCTGACCTGGTGTTTGGTGATGAGCGGCGGCTCACAGATGAACTCCTCCTCTTGAATGGACCAGAAGTACTTGTCCATCAGGTGTTCAGGAGAAGCGCAGGTCTCCAGGTCGTCTTCCCTCGTCAAGCGCCGCAGCCAGAGCAGCTCACAGTTACAGTGCAGCGGGTTTCCTCCGAAACTCACCGTCAGTTTGGAGGAGCTGGACATTTTGGGGTCGGACAGGACCTGCGCCTGCTGGAACAGTGCGTCCGGCGGAAGCGTCTGAAGACGGTTGGACGTCATGTCCAGCCGCACCAGTTTGGTGAGGAGCGTGAAGGTCCCGGGGTCGATGTGGTCGATCAGATTGTGGTCCAGCGTTAAGGTGTTGATGGTGGTCATCCTGGCGATGGCTTCCCAAGGTAACGTCCTCAGGTTGTTGTAGGACAAATCCAGGTCCTCGATGGTGGAGACAAACTCGTCGAAGGAGGACGGTTCGATGTGGTGAATCTGGTTATTGCCCAGGATCAGGTGTCTCAGGTTGATCAAGCCCTTCAGCTGGTCACTGTTGATGACCGTTAGCCGGTTACCGTCCATGTGCAGCGCTCTCAAAGACTTCAGGCCCACAAAAGCGTGCGGCGCGATCTGACTGATGGTGTTGCGGGACAGAGTGAGGTGCACCAAGCTCGTCATGTTCAAGAAGTCTTTGCGGCGGACAGCGGTGATGAAGTTGTCGGTCAGACGGAGCTCGACTGTCTTGCGGTCGATGGTCGGCGGCACGAACAGCAGTCCGGTTTTGGCACAGAGGAGTGTGAGCGTGGGTGAGATGGTCTGACAGATGCAGCGACCCGGACAATGCTGAGCCTTCACCAGCGCGCCGAACACCAGCACATACAACACCAGCCTCTCCATGATTCATCAGCTTCCTACACCTGCAGAGACACAGACCGAGACGTcaggattcacacacacactgtatacacacacagacagacagacagacacacacacacacacgtttgtttttgtgtaaagtgtgttcatcccataggtttaatggtttttattctgtagaaactgtatattctatgtcccttcaccaaccctacacctaaccctaaccctcacaggaaactttctgcatttttactttctcaaaaaaactcattctgtatgatttataagtgttttgaaaaatggggacatgggttatgtcctcataatcaccctctccttgtaatacctgtgtcatacccatgtcatcatacagagttgtgtcctgatatgatacacacacacacacacacacacacacacacacacacacacacagacacacacacacacacacacactctctctctctctctctctcacacacacacacactctctctctctctctctctctctcacacacacacacacacacactctctctctctctctctctcacacacacacacacacactctctctcacacacacacacacacactctctctctctctcacacacacacacactctctctctctctctctctctcacacacacacacacacacacactctctctctctctctctctctcacacacacacacacacactctctctctctctctctcacacacacacacactctctctctctctctctctctctctctcacacacacacacacgcacactctctctctctctctctcacacacacacacactctctctctctctctctctctcacacacacacacacacacacacacgcacactctctctctctcacacacacacacacacagacacacacacacacacacacacacacactctctctctctctctctctcacacacacacactctctctctctctctctctctctcacacacacacacgcacacagacagacacacacacacacacacacacacacacacactctctctctctctctcacacacacacacactctctctctctctctcacacacacacacacacacacacacacacgcacactctctctctctctcacacacacacacacacagacacacacacacacacacacacacactctctctctctctctctctctctctctcacacacacacacgcacacagacagacacacactcacacacacacacacatctcttgacattttaatataaaactccACACAGAGCACATTCAATTTCTAACTTACTAGAACTAACTTCATTTTCTactacaactaaaactaaaacattttttttttgcaatttctgTAAGCTGTCATACACATTACTGTCATAACATAagtttttttatgaagtaaaaatACAAACGATAAAAGCATACTACAAAATTACTATAatactacaaataaaaataaaaaaacaaaataaaataaaaactaattatatttaatcttaaatggaaatacaaagaaaacaaacccTTACTgtaacagtaataaaaaatatgaatagcaAAAGCGCATaacagaattattaaaaaaaataattaaaatgaaatgaaaactcaaaatatcaaatataactaaaatatttctaaactaaaactgaaacgtAAATAATTTAAACCCAAATtgtaaataactgtaaataaaaaagataaaatcacACCACAATATTGCtaaaatgatgcttaaaatataaaattacaagtaTACTatgttataaatacattattttgtaacACAATTactataagtacattttaaatacatttaaatgaaataatacatttatatcttAAATCAAGGCTCTTAAATATCCAGTATTAGTCAATATTGTGTATTTCAGTTACttcttgtaaaatatttattaaaaacaaaataaactgaatCCCACACAACATCAATAAAGAATAAATCtgacataaataaacatttagagAAGTAATAGACCATGCATTTATATCTTAACAAACAGAAGCTCAGTGTGATGTATTTCCAAGTGAAACTGgatatttaaaaatcatataaagTGAGGCAGAATTTAATTTGATCCAGGGTGAACCGATGATCTGAACCGGTAAAAATTGGCTGAAATTGGCACCGATGACAAAAGCTGGAAATGAAAGTCTTTTCAAAACCCAATTATTCACAATAAGAGCATGCATTAAAGTACGCTTTCCATCAGAAAAGCAGGAGGTTCCTGACCCTCTCAGTCCTCCAGCAGCTAATTAAAGCTCTTCCTCACCTTCTCCTGCGAGTCCAAGGAGAAGCATCTCATCCCATAGAAACAAGCTTCAGAAAGTCAGCCCTAATCCTTGATCTCTGCCTTGTGTTTCTTACTGGACTCTCAACAACACAATGCAGATTGAGATTTTCCTCGCTCTGATTCTTCACAATCGAGGGCTGTGGAAATCTCCGAGTAATAGCTTTGTGTGCTCCGGACCAATTTTGAGCCGAAGTAACGCTGCGGAAAATTAGACGCTTGTAGGAGCGACTTAATTGTGCTATAAATTGTGTCAAGGGACGCGCAGGAATAAAGCAGCGTTTGATCTACATGGGACAGGTCTGGATGCTCTTTCATCCCGGTTTAGCCGTAGTGATTTCTGCACTTAAGAGATTCTGGGCTGAATTTAAAGGGTGGAGGATAAAAAAACCTCCTTGATCCGAGCTCATACGACACATCTGGGATTTTACGGAGCAGGTTGTAATGCAATGAGATCATGCATGAAACAATGACTTAATGAAAAACATTGGTTAATTGGTTTGTTCTTTAAGCCTCAGATATGAAAGCAACACAACATTGATTGCAATATGTCAAGAGTAGTTTTTACAGAATCTAATCCACTCGATTAagctttattaaattatattaaattcatCATATATTCATAAGGATTTTAACTGGAACACTAAGGTCATtagaaagaaatgtttaaattttactaaattaattGCCAAATCAATGCTGTCTTAGTATTGAGATTtctttttaattagtttaaatttTTGTATATTCTGttctcaaataaatgttaaagttttagtgattttgctgtttgtttgttttttttattagttagttttttatttttatatagttttcattcatcttttatttaaactgtagtttattatttcaatacattaagttaaactaaatgaaaaagaaagcaaTGACAActatctaaaatacattttgttatttaatttgtaatttgaatgtatatactgtatatataacatgatttttttcaaataacctttttttctcaatatttatttatttatttccataaacACTCGACACTCtattatggagccagaagagtctcaataaagataaatgcacacactacagtcacatatgtacacacaggattcatagatgcacacacataattcataaatacacacgcaggatacacaaatgcacacaaaattcacaaatgcacacacaaaatttaaaaagcacagaagatttacaaatgcatacaaaattcagaaatgcacacaaaattcagaaatacacacacaatttagaaatgcaaccaacatttacaaatgcactcaagattcacaaatgcacaggacaagattcagaaatgtatttctgatgcacacacacatatatcttgatttacaaactgcttgcggtctgtgaacttcactgcatttgtgtttgaattttgagactcccttgacttggctcgacacacaaatgcctttttttaaacagggaatgatcagcaaccaatcagatatctcccttgttttagccaatcacaagaatgcaccccacgtgggggattgtttacttataagccaatcagcgaacgactcactttcctcacgcagcgaacgactcactttcctcagcgaacgactcacttacctcacacagccggcgactcactttgcgcagcgaagGACCCACTTTCCTCATGagtcacccagcgagcgactcactttcctcacgagtcacgcagcgagcgactcactttcctcacgagtcacgcagcgaacgactcactttcctcacccagcgagcgactcactttcctcatgagtcacgcagcgaacgactcactttcctcacccagcgagcgactcactttcctcatgagtcacgcagcgaacgactcactttcctcacccagcgagcgactcactttcctcatgagtcacgcagcgaacgactcactttcctcacccagcgagcgactcactttcctcacgagtcacgcagcgaacgactcactttcctcacgagtcacgcagcgaacgactcactttcctcacgagtcacgcagcgaacgactcactttcctcacccagcgagcgactcactttcctcacgagtcacgcagcgagcgactcactttcctcacgagtcacgcagcgaacgactcactttcctcacccagcgagcgactcactttcctcacgagtcacgcagcgaacgactcactttcctcacccagcgagcgactcactttcctcacgagtcacgcagcgaacgactcactttcctcacccagggggcgactcactttcctcacccagcgagcgactcactttcctcacgagtcacgcagcgaacgactcactttcctcacccagcgagcgactcactttcctcacgagtcacgcagcgaacgactcactttcctcacccagcgagcgactcactttcctcagcgaacgattcactttcctcaagcagcgaagttgagcgaacgattcactttcctcacgcagcgatcaactcactttccgaagcgaacgacagccggagacccacttttcgcagccagagagccactttcctctcgcagcggaccactgactctctcttcatgtagggactgaatattataattaaagtgacttctatattgcatacaaaggaatatttagatatatttaaatattcataaaggtttaaacatttttttttattttttactttcattaaaatatttcaataaaatgaaataattgcctattgcaaatttatgaatccatggttaactttttttctgcagtcactgggctatatgtattgagacatttttaaatttatatttagtaaaaaataataaaaaataaacctgaattgtaatctaaacatctgtattttcatacaatttaatacaattgctgtgtgaacacgttcatgtgattggcttataagtaaacaatccccccacatggggtgcattcttgtgattggctaaaagaagggagatatctgattggttgctgatcattccctgtttaaaaaaaggcatttgtgtgtcgagccaagtcaagggagtctcaaaattcaaacacaaatgcagtgaagttcacagaccgcaagcagtttgtaaatcaagatatatgtgtgtgtgcatcagaaatacatttgtgaatcttgtcctgtgcatttgtgaatcttgagtgcatttgtaaatgttgtttgcatttctgaattgtgtgtgtatttctgaattttgtgtgcatttctgaattttgtatgcatttgtgaatcttctgtgctttttaaattttgtgtgtgcatttgtgaattttgtgcgcatttgtgcatcttgtgtgtgtatttatgaatcatgtgtgtgcatctatgaatcctgtgtgtacatatgtgactgtagtgtgtgcatttatctttattgagactcttctggctccatactcTATGGTCATCAAAATACATCTACATCTTACAAAATTAATCACCAGATCAGTATTGTCTTAGtaactacataaaaaataaaataaatatatatatatatatatatatatatatatatatatatatatatatatatatatatatatatatatatatatatatatatagtgttatattttaatttaaatttaaatattttcgtaatcctgtttttatttgtaaattgtattaattttgtctatgtctgtaaagctgtttattttcatttaggtttAAGTTTCTGTTATTCTAGTACACTTagtttaacaataacaaaaaaaaaaaaaaaagtaagcatttttttaatggttttaattaaagttaactataataaacctGTGCCAATAgtgtaacttttaaaataaagttaatagaatagaacttaaaaaaaaaaaaaaaaaactatagtgtGGTGCCAAGTGTGATTTAGGAAGTTTAATGCaagttaagacatttttaaaatccGTTGGCAAGTATAGAAATGCCACTATGAAAGTTGATTATTAAATAGCTTCAGATGTTCTGACCTGCTGAACCCTTGATAATATCTGACCTTCAGTATAACATCCCTCACAAAACTGACATCCAGCGACCGCGAGAGATTAAACATGGAAATGATTTCTAAACTCATATTGATCTATTGACGTGTCCATTTGACCCAGTAGAAGAAATAAGCTTCACTCTATTCAATTCAGAAAGTCGTCAATTTCATACttggaaaaacacaaaacactgttTGACTTACAACAAGTCTCATATCCATAATGCACCATGCATGACACGGGGTTAATAACTAATAAcacttttaatacttttaagcaaataaaatgcatcagtgaGACAAATTGTCAGTATTATATGGCATTAAATCTCTTTTGCAAATGACTTGTAGAACAAGTGTTAACATTAAAGAGCATCATTTACAATACCACCCAAAACATGACAAAAGCAATTGTAAAAATTttgtttataatgttgcaaaagatttctattgcaaataaacgctgttcttttcaactttctgttcatctgtgaatcctgaaaaataaaatgcatcacagtttccacaaaaatgtgaagcagaaataatcagaaatgtttcttgtgcagtaaatcatcatatt
Above is a genomic segment from Carassius auratus strain Wakin unplaced genomic scaffold, ASM336829v1 scaf_tig00038153, whole genome shotgun sequence containing:
- the LOC113083402 gene encoding leucine-rich repeat and fibronectin type III domain-containing protein 1 — its product is MERLVLYVLVFGALVKAQHCPGRCICQTISPTLTLLCAKTGLLFVPPTIDRKTVELRLTDNFITAVRRKDFLNMTSLVHLTLSRNTISQIAPHAFVGLKSLRALHMDGNRLTVINSDQLKGLINLRHLILGNNQIHHIEPSSFDEFVSTIEDLDLSYNNLRTLPWEAIARMTTINTLTLDHNLIDHIDPGTFTLLTKLVRLDMTSNRLQTLPPDALFQQAQVLSDPKMSSSSKLTVSFGGNPLHCNCELLWLRRLTREDDLETCASPEHLMDKYFWSIQEEEFICEPPLITKHQVTKPYVMEGQGVTLKCKAMGDPDPTIHWRFPDGKLVHNNSRTILYDNGTLDILITTMKDSGGFNCVASNAAGIATAAVEVNMIPLPLFVNNSGHMREADPGLSDITTSTKSGSNDTKPQNKRVVVENLTANSAVIHWPSERHIPGIRMYQIQYNSTVDETLVYR